The proteins below come from a single Zhouia spongiae genomic window:
- the nadB gene encoding L-aspartate oxidase has product MLKTDFLIIGSGIAGLTYAIKTAEFHTDKHITIVTKSDEGESNTKYAQGGVAVVLDSRSDSFDKHVGDTLKCGDGLCDREVVEFVVRQGPQRLQELIQWGANFDINEKGFYKLGKEGGHTASRVIHHKDITGFEIERALLKRVHQLPNITFLTDHFAIDLIVGTKSKRCCAGAYILDIKTNKVKALRSSSVLLASGGIGQVYGHTTNPIIATGDGIAMAYRAGAVITDMEFVQFHPTVLYQKESGSSFLISEAVRGFGAYLRNIEGKRFVFDYDDRGEMASRDIVSRAVFNELMTQEEDFVFLDCTHLDMRLFKAHFPTIYDKCLKEGINVAADPVPVSPAAHYICGGIQVDKNGKTSVSNLFACGESSRTGLHGANRLASNSLLEALVYAHRIFEYQKSVFPAERMIIGEYEVQKVQWTDKLNKVETLKTELQKIMRHYTGIVRCDSGLRKAGDKVNVLKREIEMLFIKEQRSIALYELRNMVDTAELIINQSALRKENRGGFYNIDNIAKELHLV; this is encoded by the coding sequence ATGTTGAAGACAGACTTTTTGATAATAGGATCAGGAATAGCAGGGCTGACTTATGCAATAAAAACGGCTGAATTTCATACGGATAAGCATATAACTATCGTTACAAAATCTGATGAGGGCGAGTCTAATACGAAATATGCTCAAGGTGGAGTAGCAGTAGTGTTAGATAGCCGCTCGGATTCATTCGACAAACATGTGGGCGACACTTTAAAATGCGGTGATGGTTTATGTGATCGGGAAGTAGTTGAATTTGTGGTTCGCCAAGGACCGCAACGCTTGCAGGAACTCATACAATGGGGAGCTAATTTTGATATTAACGAAAAAGGCTTCTATAAGTTGGGCAAAGAAGGAGGACATACGGCCAGCAGGGTAATACATCACAAGGATATTACAGGTTTTGAAATTGAAAGAGCATTGCTTAAAAGGGTTCATCAACTTCCGAATATTACTTTTTTGACCGACCATTTTGCGATTGATCTTATTGTAGGAACTAAGAGTAAGAGGTGTTGTGCCGGAGCTTATATTTTAGATATAAAAACCAATAAAGTAAAAGCTTTAAGAAGTAGTAGTGTGTTGCTTGCTTCTGGGGGGATTGGTCAAGTGTACGGACATACTACAAATCCGATAATAGCTACCGGCGATGGAATAGCTATGGCTTATAGAGCTGGTGCGGTTATCACTGATATGGAATTTGTACAATTCCATCCGACAGTACTGTATCAGAAAGAGAGCGGCAGTTCTTTTTTAATATCAGAAGCGGTTAGAGGTTTTGGAGCCTATTTACGTAATATTGAAGGGAAACGATTTGTTTTTGATTACGACGACAGGGGAGAAATGGCATCAAGAGATATTGTTTCCAGAGCTGTTTTTAACGAATTGATGACACAGGAGGAAGATTTTGTGTTTTTAGATTGTACGCATTTAGACATGAGGTTGTTTAAAGCGCATTTTCCGACAATTTATGATAAGTGTCTTAAAGAGGGTATTAACGTGGCAGCAGATCCGGTACCTGTATCACCTGCTGCACATTATATATGCGGAGGGATTCAGGTAGATAAGAACGGAAAGACATCAGTAAGCAATTTGTTTGCATGTGGAGAATCGTCAAGAACCGGACTTCATGGTGCTAATAGACTGGCATCTAATTCTTTATTGGAGGCATTGGTTTATGCTCACAGGATTTTTGAATATCAGAAGAGTGTTTTTCCGGCAGAAAGAATGATAATTGGCGAATATGAGGTTCAAAAGGTGCAATGGACAGACAAACTGAATAAGGTTGAAACGCTGAAAACAGAACTACAGAAGATTATGCGTCATTACACGGGGATCGTCAGGTGTGATTCAGGTTTAAGAAAGGCAGGTGACAAGGTAAACGTATTAAAAAGAGAGATTGAGATGTTATTTATAAAAGAGCAAAGAAGCATCGCTCTTTATGAATTAAGGAATATGGTCGATACCGCTGAACTAATTATAAATCAATCTGCATTAAGAAAAGAAAACAGAGGCGGGTTTTATAATATAGATAATATAGCAAAAGAGTTGCATTTAGTTTAA